A window of the Helianthus annuus cultivar XRQ/B chromosome 4, HanXRQr2.0-SUNRISE, whole genome shotgun sequence genome harbors these coding sequences:
- the LOC110933371 gene encoding uncharacterized protein LOC110933371 has translation MQKDEVRDKSIQTLTAQMGQLATGVAELKKNKGQLPSDTKVNPSHSSSRGHHVSVLRSGKEFKANLSPGLVDGVIEDITGNESEEDEVSPPIVSKEVNVEKAGLGESEKDKKDERETSQVPFPSALLDPGKKNFISSRGPRKEELWDIFKQIKVNLPLLDAKKQVPAYAKFLKELCTQKRQQKKKMPKRVDLTGQVHACALRVEEEKQDAMALKEGRPPWTHQFESLSVEINSGTKPSLEEPPKLELKDLPSHLKYAFLGDNDTLPVIIASNLEMVQEQALLEVLKVNKGAIGWTIADLKGISPSIVMHKIITTEDAKPTREAQRRLNPNQREVVKKEVIKWLDAGIIYPISGSAWDVPFDFINEFLQAFNVLNEHLVKAPILQPPDWSKPFEIMCNASDTTIGAVLGQRIEKKPVVIYYAMVVYSDHSTVRYLMEKKDAKPRLIHWVLLLQEFDLEIRDKKGSENVVADHLSRILVEGIDDLSEINERFPDEQLLVVSTFVAPWYAHYVNYLATGAIPNHWTKKRQQQFMVQVKQYIWNEPELFKIGPDQVIRRCVPETEVLEILTHAHSSACGGHFSGHKMGYRVLSCGFYWPTIFKDACEFARNCVNCQRMGSISKRDEMSFQPILVVEIFDVWGIDFMGPFPNSNGFLYILVAVDYVSNDGGSHFKNFNFGKLLKRYNVNHRIATPYQPQTSGQVEVSNRQIKEILMKTVRTDRKDCSSKLNDALWAYRTAYKTPIGTTPYRMVYGKGCHLPMELAHRAHWAIKTVNADYDEVGKMRKLQLSEIEEI, from the exons ATGCAAAAAGATGAGGTTCGTGACAAAAGCATTCAAACATTAACAGctcaaatgggtcaattagcaaccggCGTGGCGGAGTTGAAGAAGAACAAAGGTCAACTTcctagcgacactaaggtaaatcctTCCCATAGCTCGTCACGAGGTCaccatgttagtgttttaagaagtggCAAAGAATTTAAAGCAAATTTGTCACCGGGTTTGGTTGATGGGGTGATCGAAGATATAACGGGTAATGAAAGCGAAGAAGATGAAGTTTCACCACCTATTGTGTCTAAAGAGGTTAATGTTGAAAAAGCGGGGTTGGGTGAAAGTGAAAAAGATAAAAAAGATGAAAGGGAGACGAGTCAAGTCCCATTTCCATCGGCTCTACTTGACCCGGGTAAGAAAAATTTTATTTCATCAAGGGGTCCCCGAAAAGAGGAGTTGTGGGACATTTTCAAACAAATTAAAGTTAACCTTCCATTACTTGATGCAAAAAAACAAGTACCCGCTTACGCTAAATTTTTAAAAGAATTGTGCACACAAAAAagacaacaaaagaaaaagatGCCTAAGCGGGTCGACttaaccgggcaa gtacatgcttgtGCACTAAGGGTTGAAGAGGAGAAACAAGATGCTATGGCATTGAAGGAGGGTCGACCGCCATGGACCCACCAATTTGAAAGCTTGTCGGTGGAAATAAATTCGGGTACCAAACCATCATTGGAAGAACCACCAAAATTGGAGCTCAAAGACTTACCAAGCCATTTGAAGTACGCATTtctaggggataatgacactctaccggtcattattgcctctaactTAGAGATGGTACAAGAACAAGCTCTATTGGAAGTCTTGAAAGTGAACAAAGGAGCTAtcggatggacgattgccgatttAAAAGGGATTAGTCCATCAATCgtcatgcacaagatcatcaccacCGAAGATGCAAAACCAACAAGGGAAGCACAACGAAGATTAAATCCGAACCAACGGGAAGTGGTAAAAAAAGAGGTAATCAAGTGGTTAGACGCGGGAATTATCTATCCTATTTCGGGTAGCGCTTGG GATGTTCCATTTGATTTTATTAATGAGTTTTTGCAAGCATTTAATGTTTTGAATGAACACTTGGTAAAAGCTCCCATCTTGCAACcgccggattggtcaaagccattTGAAATCATGTGTAACGCAAGCGACACTAcaattggtgcagttttgggtcaaagAATTGAGAAAAAGCCGGTGGTGATTTACTATGCAA TGGTTGTGTACTCGGATCATAGTACGGTCCGGTATTTGATGGAGAAAAAAGATGCGAAGCCCCGTTTGATCCATTGGGTGTTGTTGCTACAAGAATTCGATTTAGAAATTCGAGATAAAAAAGGAAGTGAAAACGTAGTGGCGGATCACTTGTCTCGAATTCTGGTGGAAGGGATTGATGATTTGAGCGAGATAAACGAAAGATTTCCCGATGAGCAATTACTAGTCGTGTCTACTTTTGTTGCACCGTGGTATGCCCACTATGTGAATtacttagccacgggtgccatcccGAATCATtggaccaagaaaagacaacaacaATTTATGGTCCAAGTGAAGCAATATATTTGGAATGAGCCGGAGCTTTTCAAGATCGGGCCCGATCAAGTCATTCGGAGGTGTGTGCCCGAAACGGAGGTGTTAGAGATCTTGACTCATGCCCACTCATCCGCTTGTGGAGGTCATTTTAGCGGGCATAAAATGGGTTACCGAGTTCTTTcgtgtgggttttattggcccacaatTTTCAAGGATGCATGCGAGTTTGCAAGGAATTGTGTCAATTGCCAAAGAATGGGAAGTATTTCAAAGAGGGACGAGATGTCATTTCAACCGATTTTGGTTGTTGAAATATTCGATGTATGGGGCATTGACTTTATGGGTCCCTTTCCGAATTCTAATGGGTTCTTGTACATTCTAGTGgcggtggattatgtctcgaa TGATGGTGGGTcgcatttcaagaatttcaatttcGGAAAACTGTTGAAGCGGTACAACGTGAACCACCGGATTGCTACACCGTATCAAccgcaaacgagtggacaagtcgaagtgtccaaccgtcaaattaaAGAAATTCTTATGAAGACGGTTCGAACGGATAGGAAGGATTGCTCAAGTAAACTTAATGATGCGTTGTGGGCATACCGGACGGCCTACAAAACTCCAATTGGTacaacaccttaccggatggtgtatggaaAGGGTTGTCACTTACCAATGGAGTTAGCTCATCGGGCACATTGGGCAATCAAGACGGTGAATGCGGACTATGATGAAGTGGGGAAGATGCGGAAGTTGCAACTAAGTGAGATAGAAGAAATTTGA